One window from the genome of Pseudomonas frederiksbergensis encodes:
- a CDS encoding BON domain-containing protein, which translates to MKKFAITAAAATALTLTMASAFAETTQATQAPMMLAAGEVTEAKEDVSDTWITTKVKADLVTEKGIPGSDIKVETNKGVVSLSSTTVLSDAQKDTAVAITKKIKGVKAVSADGLKSE; encoded by the coding sequence ATGAAGAAGTTCGCTATCACTGCCGCTGCTGCCACTGCACTGACCCTGACCATGGCTAGCGCTTTCGCCGAGACCACTCAAGCAACTCAGGCCCCGATGATGCTGGCTGCGGGCGAAGTGACAGAGGCTAAGGAAGACGTTTCCGATACCTGGATCACCACCAAGGTCAAAGCCGACCTGGTCACCGAGAAAGGCATTCCAGGCTCCGACATCAAGGTTGAAACCAACAAGGGCGTCGTGTCCCTGTCTTCGACCACTGTCCTGAGCGATGCGCAGAAAGACACCGCCGTCGCGATCACCAAGAAAATCAAAGGCGTCAAAGCCGTATCGGCTGATGGCCTGAAATCCGAGTAA
- the acs gene encoding acetate--CoA ligase has translation MFDISQYPQADAVRRAAQLSQDEYKRLYKESIEHPSAFWAEQATRFLDWMTPWQTVQRYDLKNGEASWFAGAKLNVTANCIDRHLETRGDQVAIIWEGDNPAESAQITYKKLHHHVCRLANVLKSRGVKKGDRVCIYMPMIPEAAYAMLACTRIGAVHSVVFGGFSPDSLRDRILDADCRTVITADEGVRGGRFIPLKRNVDKALESCPNVSTVLVVERTQAEVDWVEGRDLWYHQATHEMSDDCPPEPMDAEDPLFILYTSGSTGKPKGVLHTTGGYLLQAAMTFKYVLDYRDNEVFWCTADVGWVTGHSYIVYGPLANGATTLIFEGVPSYPSSSRFWQVIDKHQVNIFYTAPTALRALMREGAKPLQETSRKSLRLLGSVGEPINPEAWEWYFNVVGEQRCPIVDTWWQTETGGIMLSPLVSAPRLKPGCATRPMFGVQPVLLDEAGKEISGPGSGVLAIKSSWPAQIRSVYGDHQRMVDTYFKPYPGYYFTGDGARRDEDGDYWITGRIDDVINVSGHRIGTAEVESALVLHDNIAEAAVVGYPHDLKGQGIYAFVTPMDGVEANDALKQELLAHVSKEIGSFAKPELIQWAPALPKTRSGKIMRRILRKIACNELDSLGDTSTLADPSVVEGLIDKRLNR, from the coding sequence ATGTTCGATATCAGCCAGTACCCCCAAGCCGATGCCGTCCGCCGGGCTGCGCAACTGAGTCAAGACGAGTACAAGCGGCTCTACAAGGAATCCATCGAACACCCCAGCGCCTTCTGGGCCGAGCAGGCCACGCGCTTTCTCGACTGGATGACGCCGTGGCAGACCGTCCAGCGCTATGACCTCAAGAATGGCGAGGCCAGCTGGTTTGCCGGTGCCAAGCTGAACGTCACCGCCAATTGCATCGACCGTCACCTGGAGACCCGCGGCGACCAGGTAGCGATCATCTGGGAAGGCGACAACCCCGCCGAATCCGCACAGATCACTTACAAAAAACTTCACCACCACGTTTGCCGACTGGCCAACGTGCTGAAAAGCCGTGGGGTGAAAAAAGGCGACCGGGTGTGTATCTACATGCCGATGATCCCGGAAGCAGCCTACGCCATGCTCGCCTGCACCCGCATCGGTGCGGTGCATTCAGTGGTATTCGGCGGGTTTTCACCGGATTCGCTGCGCGACCGGATTCTCGACGCCGACTGCCGCACCGTCATCACCGCCGACGAGGGCGTGCGCGGCGGGCGCTTCATACCGCTCAAGCGCAATGTCGACAAGGCGCTGGAAAGCTGCCCGAACGTCAGCACCGTATTGGTCGTCGAGCGCACCCAGGCCGAGGTGGATTGGGTCGAAGGTCGCGACCTCTGGTATCACCAGGCCACGCATGAGATGAGCGACGACTGCCCGCCCGAGCCGATGGACGCCGAAGACCCGTTGTTCATCCTCTACACCTCCGGCAGCACCGGCAAGCCCAAGGGGGTGCTGCACACTACCGGCGGTTATTTGCTGCAAGCGGCGATGACCTTCAAGTACGTATTGGACTACCGCGACAACGAGGTCTTCTGGTGCACCGCCGACGTCGGCTGGGTCACCGGCCACAGTTACATTGTCTATGGCCCTCTGGCCAACGGCGCCACCACGTTGATCTTCGAAGGCGTGCCGAGCTACCCAAGCAGCTCGCGCTTCTGGCAGGTGATCGACAAACACCAGGTCAACATTTTCTATACCGCGCCGACGGCTCTGCGCGCCCTGATGCGCGAAGGCGCCAAGCCCCTGCAGGAAACGTCTCGCAAGAGCCTGCGACTGCTCGGCAGCGTCGGTGAGCCAATCAACCCCGAGGCGTGGGAATGGTACTTCAACGTCGTCGGCGAGCAACGCTGCCCGATTGTCGATACCTGGTGGCAGACCGAAACCGGCGGCATCATGCTCAGCCCCTTGGTGAGCGCGCCACGGCTCAAGCCGGGCTGCGCCACTCGGCCGATGTTTGGCGTGCAACCGGTGCTGCTGGATGAGGCCGGCAAGGAAATCAGCGGCCCGGGCAGCGGGGTCTTGGCGATCAAATCCAGTTGGCCGGCGCAGATTCGCAGCGTCTACGGTGATCACCAACGCATGGTCGATACGTACTTCAAGCCCTACCCCGGCTATTACTTCACCGGCGACGGCGCCCGCCGCGACGAAGATGGCGATTACTGGATCACCGGCCGCATCGACGACGTGATCAACGTCTCGGGCCACCGCATCGGCACCGCCGAAGTGGAAAGCGCGCTGGTACTGCACGACAACATTGCCGAGGCGGCGGTTGTCGGTTACCCCCATGACCTCAAGGGCCAGGGCATCTACGCGTTTGTAACGCCGATGGACGGCGTCGAGGCCAACGACGCGCTGAAGCAGGAATTGCTGGCCCATGTCAGCAAGGAAATCGGCAGTTTCGCCAAGCCGGAGCTGATCCAGTGGGCGCCGGCCCTGCCGAAGACCCGCTCGGGCAAGATCATGCGCCGGATCCTGCGCAAGATCGCCTGCAATGAGCTCGACAGCCTCGGCGACACCTCGACCCTGGCCGACCCGAGCGTGGTGGAGGGCTTGATCGACAAGCGCTTGAATCGCTGA
- a CDS encoding class I SAM-dependent rRNA methyltransferase, whose product MSSLNLALRAALDQRQALLGQLHQQGTDCYRLFHGSQEGAPGLTVDRYGPQLLVQSFHQSLELDPLLQLHGIVNEYLGLDTLLVYNDRARGNSRIDRQDSVYQADEAALQDLVGHEWGLNYRVRGRHAGQDPLLFLDLRNARGWVKAHSRDKSVLNLFAYTCGVGLSAAAGGAREVCNLDFAEGNLAVGRENGLLNPDLPAMEFVQSDYFPAIRQLAGLPISQRRGQKLPSYVRLEQRQYDLVLLDPPAWAKSAFGTVDLLRDYQSLLKPALLATADDGVLICCNNLAKVSMDEWREQVLRCAQKAGRPVREWSVLAPGDDFPSQDQQPPLKTLILQF is encoded by the coding sequence ATGTCTTCCTTGAATCTGGCGCTGCGCGCCGCCCTCGACCAGCGCCAGGCCCTGCTCGGCCAACTGCACCAGCAAGGCACCGACTGCTATCGCCTGTTCCACGGCAGCCAGGAAGGCGCGCCCGGCCTGACCGTCGACCGCTACGGTCCGCAACTGCTGGTGCAGAGTTTCCATCAGTCGCTGGAACTCGACCCCTTGCTGCAACTGCACGGCATCGTCAATGAATACCTGGGCCTGGACACCCTGCTGGTCTACAACGATCGCGCCCGGGGCAATTCGCGTATCGACCGCCAGGACAGCGTCTATCAGGCCGACGAAGCCGCCCTGCAAGACCTCGTCGGGCATGAATGGGGTTTGAACTACCGCGTTCGCGGCCGCCATGCCGGCCAGGATCCGTTGCTGTTCCTCGACCTGCGCAACGCCCGCGGCTGGGTCAAGGCGCACAGCCGGGACAAAAGCGTGCTGAACCTGTTCGCCTACACCTGTGGCGTAGGCCTTAGCGCCGCGGCCGGTGGCGCGCGGGAGGTCTGCAACCTGGACTTCGCCGAAGGCAACCTGGCGGTGGGGCGCGAGAATGGCCTGCTCAATCCCGATCTACCAGCGATGGAGTTCGTGCAATCGGATTATTTCCCAGCGATTCGCCAGTTGGCCGGCTTGCCCATCAGCCAACGGCGCGGACAGAAACTGCCAAGCTACGTACGCCTGGAACAGCGTCAGTACGATCTGGTATTGCTCGATCCACCCGCATGGGCGAAGAGCGCATTCGGCACCGTCGATCTATTGCGCGACTATCAAAGCCTGCTCAAGCCGGCGCTGCTCGCCACCGCCGACGATGGCGTGCTGATCTGCTGCAACAACCTGGCGAAAGTGTCCATGGATGAATGGCGCGAACAGGTATTGCGTTGCGCGCAGAAGGCTGGCCGCCCGGTCCGCGAGTGGAGCGTGCTGGCACCCGGCGACGATTTCCCGTCGCAGGATCAGCAACCACCCCTTAAAACGTTGATCCTTCAATTCTGA
- a CDS encoding DUF748 domain-containing protein: protein MPKGLIRAFGALLTALALYSLLGFLILPGIALRIVNQQLAAHATVPAQIQRIELNPFSLELTLWGLMIGEPGKEQVGFERLYANLQADSLWTGALHLADIELDKPKTEVVFAKDGQLNLLGLFKLPPSEPTPADPQAKPFPLRVDRIKLASGYVHFQDLRPSEPIEFLYDALDFELKNLSTLPDDSADMTLVAAGPNGGQLDWTGNFSLTPISSQGTLKITGGQMKAFWPYVRDAVPLVLENGVLDLSTDYKLNLAKGTELLLSNAAVSVAPFAMKAPDGRPLARLERLDVSETSLDLAKQQVIVGKIRSQKLETWAAREADGQLDWQKLFASQPAKPQVKAEPASAPAAADSPKPEPTAPSKPWQVLLKDVQLRNYQVHLADRQAQPPLALEVGPLNLDLQNYDTLNGSPFNLKLDTGLGKQGKILADGVVNLNPVTAKLNVKTQDIDLRVAQAYINPFIRLELRSGMLGSDLVVDLKSTEPLALAVTGRAQVDQLHTLDTLKTRDFLKWQRLELQGLNYQHGDSLSIDKVNLFQPYARFMINDDRTTNVDDLLIAQPADSPAKNTAAKPASKEKPLGIHVGAIAINDGSANFADFSLTPNFATAIQQLNGEIGTIDSRQAKPATVDVKGKVDRYAPVTIKGAVNPFDPMASLDIATSFKRVELTTLTPYSGKFAGYRIRKGRLNLDLHYRITKGQLQADNKVVVEQLQLGEKVDSPDAVSLPLKLAVALLKDSEGRISIELPVSGDLNDPQFSVMPIVWQTLRNLVVRAAQAPFKLIGGLVAGGGSEDLGSVAFAPGSSDLSQENQSVLLKLSEALGKRPELRLEIEGTAAESSDGPLLAAQRLEREYQYNYYKMLQRRGDKVPAKASLLQVPEDEKAPLLEGIYRTRLKTQPPAEWTQLDKKARTDKLREGVIKFWSGSDVLLRELGQERASSIKDFLVDKGKLADDRVYFIDASLGQAEKDGTVITPMHLDAE, encoded by the coding sequence ATGCCCAAAGGACTGATTCGCGCTTTCGGCGCCCTGTTGACCGCACTGGCCCTCTACAGCCTGTTGGGTTTCCTGATCTTGCCGGGCATTGCCCTGCGCATCGTCAATCAGCAACTGGCCGCCCATGCCACGGTGCCGGCCCAGATCCAGCGCATCGAACTCAACCCTTTCAGCCTTGAATTGACCTTGTGGGGACTGATGATCGGCGAGCCGGGCAAGGAACAGGTCGGCTTCGAACGCCTTTACGCCAACCTGCAAGCCGACAGCCTCTGGACCGGCGCCCTGCACCTGGCGGACATCGAACTGGACAAGCCCAAGACCGAAGTGGTGTTCGCCAAGGACGGCCAGTTGAACCTGCTGGGCCTGTTCAAGCTGCCGCCCAGCGAGCCAACCCCGGCCGACCCGCAGGCCAAGCCGTTTCCCCTGCGAGTGGATCGGATCAAGCTCGCCAGCGGCTACGTGCACTTTCAGGATTTGCGCCCCAGCGAGCCCATTGAATTCCTCTACGACGCCCTCGACTTCGAGCTGAAAAACCTCAGCACGTTACCCGATGACAGCGCCGACATGACCCTGGTGGCCGCAGGCCCCAACGGCGGTCAGCTCGACTGGACCGGTAATTTCAGCCTCACCCCGATATCGTCCCAAGGCACGCTCAAGATCACAGGCGGCCAGATGAAAGCCTTTTGGCCCTATGTACGCGACGCGGTGCCGCTGGTGTTGGAAAACGGCGTGCTGGACCTCAGCACCGACTACAAGCTCAACCTCGCCAAGGGCACGGAACTGTTGCTGAGCAACGCGGCCGTCAGCGTCGCGCCCTTCGCCATGAAGGCGCCTGACGGCCGTCCGCTGGCAAGGCTGGAGCGCCTGGACGTGAGCGAAACCTCGTTGGACCTGGCGAAGCAACAGGTTATCGTCGGCAAGATCCGCAGCCAGAAGCTGGAAACCTGGGCCGCTCGCGAAGCAGACGGACAATTGGACTGGCAAAAGCTCTTCGCCAGCCAACCAGCCAAACCGCAAGTGAAGGCAGAACCGGCCTCGGCCCCGGCAGCCGCCGACTCGCCCAAACCTGAGCCGACAGCACCCAGCAAGCCTTGGCAAGTACTGCTGAAGGACGTGCAGTTGCGCAACTACCAAGTGCACCTGGCCGACCGCCAGGCCCAGCCGCCCTTGGCCCTGGAAGTCGGCCCGCTGAACCTCGACCTGCAAAACTACGACACTCTCAATGGCTCGCCCTTCAACCTCAAGCTGGATACGGGGCTGGGCAAGCAGGGCAAGATCCTCGCCGACGGCGTGGTCAACCTCAACCCGGTCACCGCGAAGCTCAACGTCAAGACCCAGGACATCGACCTGCGAGTCGCCCAGGCCTACATCAACCCGTTCATTCGCCTGGAGCTTCGCTCCGGGATGCTCGGCAGCGACCTGGTGGTGGACCTCAAGAGCACCGAGCCGTTGGCACTGGCCGTCACCGGTCGTGCCCAGGTCGATCAGTTGCATACGCTCGACACACTCAAGACCCGCGACTTCCTCAAATGGCAACGCCTGGAACTCCAGGGCCTCAACTACCAGCATGGCGACAGCCTGTCGATCGACAAGGTCAATCTGTTCCAGCCCTACGCGCGCTTCATGATCAATGACGATCGCACCACCAACGTCGATGACCTGTTGATCGCGCAACCCGCCGACAGCCCTGCCAAGAACACCGCGGCCAAACCGGCGTCGAAGGAAAAACCCCTGGGCATTCATGTCGGTGCCATTGCCATCAACGACGGCTCGGCCAACTTCGCCGACTTCAGCCTGACGCCGAACTTCGCCACGGCCATCCAGCAACTCAACGGTGAGATCGGCACCATCGACAGCCGCCAGGCCAAGCCCGCCACCGTGGACGTCAAAGGCAAGGTCGACCGCTACGCACCGGTGACCATCAAGGGCGCGGTCAACCCCTTTGACCCGATGGCCAGCCTCGATATCGCCACCAGTTTCAAGCGGGTCGAGTTGACGACCCTGACGCCCTACTCCGGCAAGTTCGCCGGCTATCGCATCCGCAAGGGCCGTCTCAATCTCGACCTGCACTACCGGATCACCAAGGGCCAGCTCCAGGCTGACAACAAAGTCGTGGTCGAGCAATTGCAGTTGGGTGAGAAAGTCGACAGCCCGGACGCCGTGAGCCTGCCGCTGAAACTGGCCGTCGCCCTGCTCAAGGATTCCGAGGGCAGGATTTCCATCGAGCTGCCGGTTTCCGGCGACCTCAATGACCCGCAGTTCAGTGTCATGCCGATTGTCTGGCAAACCCTGCGCAACCTGGTGGTCCGCGCGGCACAGGCGCCCTTCAAGCTTATCGGCGGGCTGGTGGCCGGCGGCGGCTCGGAAGACTTGGGCAGCGTGGCATTCGCCCCGGGGTCCAGCGACCTGAGCCAGGAAAACCAAAGCGTGCTGCTCAAGTTGTCCGAAGCCTTGGGCAAACGTCCGGAACTGCGCCTGGAAATCGAAGGCACCGCCGCCGAAAGCAGCGACGGCCCGCTGCTCGCCGCCCAGCGCCTGGAGCGCGAATACCAGTACAACTACTACAAGATGCTGCAGCGCCGTGGCGATAAAGTGCCGGCCAAGGCTTCCTTGCTGCAAGTACCGGAAGATGAAAAGGCCCCGCTGCTGGAAGGCATCTATCGCACTCGCCTGAAGACCCAGCCACCGGCTGAATGGACGCAACTGGATAAAAAGGCTCGCACCGACAAGCTCCGTGAAGGCGTCATCAAGTTCTGGAGCGGCAGTGATGTACTGTTGCGCGAACTGGGCCAGGAGCGGGCGAGCAGCATCAAGGACTTCCTGGTGGACAAGGGCAAGCTGGCCGATGACCGCGTGTACTTCATCGACGCCAGCCTCGGCCAGGCCGAAAAAGACGGCACCGTCATCACGCCAATGCATTTGGATGCGGAATGA
- a CDS encoding DUF2845 domain-containing protein, translated as MKYLYGLGLGLLLAAGHASAATTLRCGSHLVSVGDRSSEVLRKCGEPAARDDLGYKRSVNRREEYPVEEWTYGPNSGMYQYLRFERNRLVEITSSRGR; from the coding sequence ATGAAGTACCTGTACGGACTCGGCCTGGGCTTGTTGCTTGCCGCCGGCCATGCCTCGGCCGCCACTACACTGCGCTGTGGCAGCCACCTGGTCAGCGTCGGCGATCGCTCGAGCGAGGTGTTGCGCAAATGTGGCGAGCCGGCGGCGCGGGATGACCTGGGCTACAAACGCAGCGTCAACCGCAGGGAAGAGTACCCGGTGGAGGAATGGACCTACGGGCCCAATAGCGGGATGTACCAGTACTTGCGCTTCGAGAGGAATCGGCTGGTGGAAATTACCAGCAGCCGTGGGCGGTGA